The following coding sequences lie in one Apium graveolens cultivar Ventura chromosome 1, ASM990537v1, whole genome shotgun sequence genomic window:
- the LOC141718474 gene encoding uncharacterized protein LOC141718474, whose product MTADKSKFLSLIAKEGGLVTLGDSTTVRIVGKGTIGNDKFAINNIRLVDGLKYNLISVSQLTDVGHSVKFDKDVCYIGNKANEFALVAKRKGNIFVLDFDEQQEEICLATVQEQQNLWHRRLGHVHMDLLRKISSHELVRGLPKLKYKKSEPCSACQLGK is encoded by the coding sequence ATGACTGCAGATAAATCAAAGTTTCTCTCATTAATCGCTAAAGAGGGaggcttagttactcttggagattccACTACCGTACGTATTGTAGGTAAAGGTACCATAGGTAACGACAAGTTTGCTATTAACAATATTCGTTTAGTTGATGGTCTTAAATATAATCTTATTAGCGTAAGTCAGTTAACTGATGTTGGTCATAGTGTTAAGTTTGATAAAGATGTTTGCTATATTGGTAATAAAGCTAATGAGTTTGCTTTAGTAGCCAAAAGAAAGGGAAACATCTttgtgttagattttgatgaGCAGCAAGAAGAAATTTGTCTAGCTACCGTTCAAGAACAACAGAATCTGTGGCATAGGCGTCTTGGTCATGTTCATATGGATCTACTTCGAAAGATATCTTCACATGAGTTAGTTCGAGGTTTACCAAAGCTGAAATACAAGAAGTCGGAACCATGTTCAGCTTGCCAACTTGGAAAATag
- the LOC141718484 gene encoding secreted RxLR effector protein 161-like, with translation MSDCNPVRYPMEPKLLLHKDENGEPVNPKEFKSIIGGLRYLVHTRLDIAYAVGVVSRFMQRPTMLHLSAAKRILRYVRGTLDFGLVYKAGKGNYLLAGYSDSDLAGCVDDRKSTGGVAFYLDDSLITWISQKQRCVALSSSEAEFMAARTAACQGIWLQRVLSYISDVEPGPVILYIDNRSAVDLAKNPVFHGRSKHIDIHYHFIRECVEQGLIKIKYVSTNEQRADILTKALSVAKFEKMRNLLGVKQLKSV, from the coding sequence ATGAGTGACTGTAATCCCGTCAGATATCCTATGGAACCGAAATTGCTGCTGCACAAAGATGAAAATGGTGAACCTGTGAACCCGAAagaatttaaatccataattggAGGTTTGCGCTACCTAGTGCACACCAGGCTTGATATCGCCTATGCAGTAGGAGTGGTCAGTCGGTTCATGCAACGCCCAACTATGTTACATCTGTCTGCAGCTAAGAGAATATTGCGTTATGTACGAGGAACCTTGGATTTTGGATTAGTGTACAAAGCTGGAAAAGGTAACTATTTGCTGGCAGGTTATTCAGATAGCGACTTGGCAGGATGTGTGGACGATCGTAAGAGCACCGGTGGAGTGGCGTTTTACTTGGATGACAGTCTCATAACTTGGATTTCTCAGAAACAAAGATGTGTTGCATTATCGTCCTCTGAAGCAGAATTTATGGCAGCTAGAACAGCTGCTTGTCAAGGGATATGGCTGCAACGAGTTCTTAGTTACATTTCAGATGTTGAGCCCGGGCCTGTCATATTATATATCGATAATCGTTCTGCTGTTGATCTCGCCAAGAATCCGGTCTTCCATGGTAGGAGCAAGCACATAGACATTCACTATCATTTTATACGAGAATGCGTGGAACAAGGTCTTATCAAAATTAAATATGTCAGCACAAATGAGCAGCGTGCAGACATTCTCACTAAAGCACTGTCCGTAGCAAAGTTTGAGAAAATGAGGAACCTGTTGGGTGTTAAGCAGCTCAAGTcagtttag